From a single Sorghum bicolor cultivar BTx623 chromosome 5, Sorghum_bicolor_NCBIv3, whole genome shotgun sequence genomic region:
- the LOC8064787 gene encoding transcription factor SCREAM2, with the protein MLPPFGNPLWVPEDVNDQQQQHAPPPTPMGLVTVPAQQGHEEQNLLALASAAAMGVGGVFSSPAVLDDDWCFDPVAAASAAGAQGHLLLAPPAPAPGAGSQMFSLFNVGGATFDVHGFDLGLGGLGGGAGGELVPFAGAGNASNSASFSLIPAGNAGFLGSFGGFGTAPAQMPDFGGLGGFDMFNNGAGSSTAAPPPASVSLTAPFSGRGKAAVLRPLEIFPPVGAQPTLFQKRALRRNAGEEDDDKKRKAEAITAAAGASSAGGGDTVLDDADDDDGGSIDASGLNYDSEDARGVEDSEKKDGKDSNANSTVTGGSTGDGKGKRKGLPAKNLMAERRRRKKLNDRLYMLRSVVPKISKMDRASILGDAIEYLKELLQKINDLQNELESSPSTASLPPTPTSFHPLTPTLPTLPSRVKEEVCPSALPSPTSQQPRVEVRMREGRAVNIHMLCARRPGLLLSAMRAIEGLGLDVQQAVISCFNGFSLDIFKAELCNEGPGLLPEEIKSVLLQSAGFHGVMP; encoded by the exons ATGCTCCCGCCGTTCGGCAACCCGCTCTGGGTACCGGAGGACGTCAAcgatcagcagcagcagcacgcgcCTCCGCCGACGCCCATGGGGTTGGTGACGGTGCCGGCGCAGCAGGGGCACGAGGAGCAGAACCTCCTGGCCctggcctccgccgccgccatggggGTCGGTGGTGTTTTCAGCTCGCCGGCGGTGCTCGATGACGACTGGTGCTTCGACCCCGTGGCTGCGgcctccgccgccggcgcgcaGGGGCACCTGCTActggcgccgccggcgccggccccCGGCGCCGGGTCGCAGATGTTCTCGCTCTTCAACGTTGGCGGCGCGACGTTCGACGTCCACGGGTTCGACCTCggcctcggtggcctcggcGGCGGGGCCGGTGGGGAACTGGTCCCGTTCGCCGGCGCCGGGAACGCGTCGAATTCCGCGTCCTTTTCCCTGATACCGGCAGGGAACGCCGGCTTCCTCGGCTCGTTCGGCGGCTTCGGCACAGCGCCAGCGCAAATGCCGGACTTTGGCGGCCTCGGCGGGTTCGACATGTTCAACAACGGCGCCGGCTCCTCCACCGCGGCGCCCCCTCCTGCCTCGGTGTCCCTGACGGCGCCGTTCTCTGGGCGCGGGAAGGCTGCTGTGCTCCGCCCGCTGGAGATCTTCCCGCCCGTGGGCGCGCAGCCGACGCTGTTCCAGAAGCGCGCGCTCCGCCGGAACGCCggcgaggaggacgacgacAAGAAGCGCAAGGCTGAGGCCATCACCGCGGCTGCGGGAGCTTCGTCGGCTGGTGGCGGTGACACGGTGCTggacgacgccgacgacgaTGACGGCGGGAGCATCGACGCGTCCGGGCTCAACTACGACTCGGAGGACGCCAGGGGCGTCGAGGACAGTGAAAAGAAGGACGGTAAGGATTCCAACGCCAACAGCACGGTGACAGGCGGCAGCACCGGCGACGGGAAGGGTAAGAGGAAGGGATTGCCGGCCAAGAACCTCATGGCGGAGCGCCGTCGCCGGAAGAAGCTTAATGACCGGCTCTACATGCTCCGGTCTGTCGTGCCCAAGATCAGCAAG ATGGACAGGGCCTCCATTCTTGGCGACGCGATCGAGTACCTCAAGGAGCTGCTGCAGAAGATCAATGATCTTCAGAATGAGCTGGAGTCATCCCCTTCCACAGCCTCACTGCCTCCAACACCCACAAGCTTCCACCCACTGACTCCGACACTGCCCACTCTACCATCTCGTGTGAAGGAAGAGGTGTGCCCAAGTGCATTGCCTAGCCCTACTTCCCAGCAACCAAGG GTTGAGGTTAGGATGAGGGAAGGCCGGGCGGTCAACATCCACATGCTCTGTGCTCGCAGGCCTGGTCTTCTGCTTTCTGCTATGAGGGCGATCGAAGGCCTCGGACTCGATGTCCAGCAAGCTGTTATCAGTTGCTTCAATGGATTTTCCTTGGACATCTTCAAGGCTGAG CTATGCAATGAAGGCCCTGGGCTTCTGCCAGAAGAGATCAAGTCCGTGCTCCTGCAATCTGCTGGGTTCCATGGCGTGATGCCATGA